A portion of the Leifsonia sp. EB41 genome contains these proteins:
- a CDS encoding RidA family protein encodes MTDRIAVTTTDAPAPAHTFSQGVRRGPFLQVSGQGPVDPETNEYLHPGDVKAQTERTLRNVETVLAAGGAGFDDVMMLRVYLTTRDDFAAMNEAYGEFLAGRVASGVLPARTTVFTGLPRAEMLVEIDAFAIVS; translated from the coding sequence ATGACCGACCGCATCGCTGTCACCACCACCGACGCCCCCGCTCCCGCCCACACCTTCTCGCAAGGGGTGAGGCGCGGCCCGTTCCTGCAGGTCTCGGGCCAGGGTCCGGTGGACCCGGAAACGAACGAGTACCTCCACCCCGGCGACGTGAAGGCGCAGACCGAGCGCACCCTCCGCAACGTGGAGACCGTGCTCGCGGCGGGCGGCGCCGGCTTCGACGACGTGATGATGCTCCGCGTCTACCTGACCACGCGCGACGACTTCGCGGCCATGAACGAGGCGTACGGGGAGTTCCTGGCGGGCCGCGTCGCCTCCGGGGTGCTTCCCGCACGCACCACGGTGTTCACGGGGCTGCCGCGGGCGGAGATGCTGGTGGAGATCGACGCGTTCGCCATCGTGAGCTGA
- a CDS encoding sugar kinase has protein sequence MATPAALVTIGEAMVVLYPDHHLPLAEAHSFGSDVGGAEFNVATTLARLGLPTAWVSRLGVDGFGDRVLAAAREAGVDTSAVERDSGRPTGLYVKEPVAGPGGVRTRMHYYRSWSAASALGVEQLRAEPTAALLGGATIVHTSGITPALSDSTAEVAANLRTLVGPDTLVSVDLNLRPALWTGRDRAALDSLLGQADLLFAGHEEAHAHFGHADPARLFADLPHLRTLVLKDEERRASAYRRDGGETHVPCLTVEVVEPVGAGDAFAAGFLAGFAEGRDDTAALRLGHSLAALTLIGHGDRPLTVPTFGERDAIAGAADDVWERWRVHPGEIPWHAAPPSSAPLAAAPVDRIR, from the coding sequence ATGGCGACGCCTGCAGCTCTGGTCACCATCGGCGAAGCGATGGTCGTGCTCTATCCCGACCACCACCTCCCGCTGGCGGAGGCGCACAGCTTCGGGTCCGACGTCGGCGGCGCGGAGTTCAACGTCGCCACCACGCTCGCCCGCCTCGGCCTCCCGACCGCGTGGGTGTCACGGCTCGGGGTGGACGGCTTCGGCGACCGCGTCCTCGCGGCCGCGCGCGAGGCCGGCGTCGACACCTCGGCCGTCGAGCGGGACTCCGGCCGCCCGACCGGCCTCTACGTGAAGGAGCCCGTGGCCGGCCCCGGCGGCGTACGGACCCGGATGCACTACTACCGGAGCTGGTCGGCGGCCTCCGCGCTCGGCGTGGAGCAGCTCCGCGCCGAACCCACCGCCGCGCTGCTCGGCGGCGCGACCATCGTCCACACCTCGGGCATCACGCCGGCGCTCTCGGACTCCACCGCGGAGGTGGCGGCGAACCTCCGCACGCTCGTCGGCCCGGACACCCTCGTCAGCGTCGACCTCAACCTCCGCCCCGCCCTCTGGACCGGCCGCGACCGCGCGGCGCTCGACAGCCTCCTCGGCCAGGCCGACCTGCTCTTCGCCGGGCACGAGGAGGCGCACGCCCACTTCGGGCACGCGGACCCCGCCCGGCTCTTCGCCGACCTCCCGCACCTGCGGACGCTCGTGCTCAAGGACGAGGAGCGCCGCGCCTCCGCGTACCGGCGCGACGGCGGCGAGACCCATGTGCCATGCCTGACCGTGGAGGTCGTGGAGCCGGTCGGCGCAGGCGACGCGTTCGCGGCGGGGTTCCTCGCCGGGTTCGCGGAGGGCCGGGACGACACGGCCGCGCTCCGCCTCGGGCACTCGCTCGCCGCACTGACGCTGATCGGCCACGGCGACCGGCCGCTGACCGTGCCGACCTTCGGCGAGCGCGACGCGATCGCGGGCGCGGCGGACGACGTGTGGGAGCGCTGGCGGGTTCATCCGGGCGAGATCCCGTGGCACGCGGCGCCACCGTCCTCGGCGCCCCTGGCCGCCGCGCCCGTGGATCGCATCCGATGA
- a CDS encoding amino acid deaminase, translated as MDEFKAVPLGFTSADVVDLPRTRPLLRDFPTPIVTLSESAVAHNLATMADWCAEAGVAVAPHGKTTMSRELWQRQLDAGAWGITVATPWQASVALGWGIPRVLLANALVQPAALRALAPDADRLTVWADSPRSVEIMTEALTDADPAAPLAVLVELGGAGGRTGARGVEAALAVAAAVAGSPVLRLAGVAGYEGALAHDATPESLDRVQRYLEELLALHDAIEAAGLYPPGGPVILTAGGSAYFDQVADVLAPRRTTGGGARDVEVLLRSGAYITHDDGFYRSITPLRRVGGGRREFHAAIHGWATVVSRPEPGLVLVDAGKRDLPYDEGLPIPQAIRRFGEPVAVPLEGAAVSALNDQHAFVRVRDGTAVEVGDVIRFGLSHPCTTFDKWRALAVVDDALADEPRVIGMLETTFG; from the coding sequence ATGGACGAGTTCAAGGCGGTGCCGCTCGGCTTCACCTCCGCCGACGTCGTCGACCTCCCGCGCACGCGCCCGCTGCTGCGCGACTTCCCGACGCCGATCGTGACCCTGAGCGAGTCCGCGGTCGCCCACAACCTCGCGACGATGGCCGACTGGTGCGCTGAGGCGGGCGTCGCCGTCGCGCCGCACGGCAAGACGACGATGAGCCGCGAGCTCTGGCAGCGCCAGCTCGACGCGGGCGCCTGGGGCATCACGGTGGCGACGCCGTGGCAGGCGTCGGTCGCGCTCGGCTGGGGTATCCCGCGGGTGCTGCTGGCGAACGCGCTGGTGCAGCCGGCGGCGCTGCGTGCGCTCGCGCCCGACGCGGACCGGCTGACCGTGTGGGCCGACTCGCCGCGCTCGGTGGAGATCATGACGGAGGCGCTGACGGACGCCGACCCGGCTGCCCCGCTCGCGGTCCTGGTCGAACTCGGCGGGGCCGGCGGGCGCACGGGGGCTCGCGGGGTGGAGGCGGCGCTCGCCGTCGCTGCGGCGGTCGCGGGCTCCCCGGTCCTGCGACTCGCCGGGGTCGCCGGGTACGAGGGCGCCCTCGCGCACGACGCGACGCCGGAGTCGCTCGACCGCGTCCAGCGCTACCTGGAAGAGCTGCTTGCCCTGCACGACGCGATCGAGGCCGCCGGGCTCTACCCGCCGGGCGGGCCGGTCATCCTCACGGCGGGAGGCAGCGCCTACTTCGACCAGGTCGCTGACGTGCTCGCGCCGCGCCGCACGACGGGAGGCGGCGCCCGGGACGTGGAGGTGCTGCTGCGGTCGGGCGCCTACATCACGCACGACGACGGCTTCTACCGCTCGATCACTCCGCTGCGCCGTGTCGGAGGCGGACGGCGCGAGTTCCACGCCGCGATCCACGGCTGGGCGACCGTGGTCTCCCGCCCCGAGCCGGGGCTGGTGCTCGTGGACGCGGGCAAGCGCGACCTCCCGTACGACGAGGGACTGCCGATCCCGCAGGCCATCCGGCGGTTCGGGGAGCCCGTGGCCGTCCCGCTGGAGGGCGCCGCCGTCAGCGCGCTCAACGACCAGCACGCGTTCGTGCGGGTGCGGGACGGCACAGCGGTGGAGGTCGGCGACGTCATCCGCTTCGGGCTCTCGCACCCGTGCACGACGTTCGACAAGTGGCGCGCGCT
- a CDS encoding IclR family transcriptional regulator — protein sequence MSQSVARALDVLDLLSRGVRTLDALSAELGVHKSTVLRLLQTLESRGFAAHDTAHRYRVGPAVFALASDALDAVDVRTAAAPILRALAAETGQTVHLATYQDGVVTYIDKVESRQGLRMYSRIGLPAAIHATAVGKVLLGGLDPAERERVAAGLDLHAFTPRTHVTVAGLLADVAVSTERGWAEDHEEHETFMNCVGAPVHGPDGRVAAAVSISVPNVVLPHDGVLALLPVLREATERISGELGASPATASAPTPSHAPPKETP from the coding sequence ATGAGCCAGTCCGTCGCCCGCGCGCTCGACGTCCTCGACCTCCTGTCGCGGGGCGTGCGCACACTGGATGCGCTGTCGGCCGAGCTGGGCGTCCACAAGTCGACCGTCCTGCGACTGCTGCAGACACTGGAGTCGCGCGGGTTCGCCGCCCACGACACCGCGCACCGCTACCGCGTCGGCCCGGCGGTGTTCGCGCTGGCGTCCGACGCGCTCGACGCCGTCGACGTGCGCACCGCGGCGGCGCCGATCCTGCGCGCACTGGCCGCCGAGACCGGCCAGACCGTCCACCTGGCGACCTACCAGGACGGCGTCGTCACCTACATCGACAAGGTCGAGTCCCGCCAGGGCTTGCGGATGTACAGCCGGATCGGCCTCCCCGCGGCCATTCACGCGACCGCGGTCGGCAAGGTTCTGCTGGGCGGCCTCGACCCGGCCGAGCGCGAGCGCGTCGCCGCCGGCCTCGACCTCCACGCCTTCACCCCGCGGACGCACGTCACCGTCGCCGGGCTGCTCGCCGACGTCGCGGTCAGCACCGAGCGCGGCTGGGCGGAGGACCACGAGGAGCACGAGACCTTCATGAACTGCGTCGGCGCGCCCGTCCACGGACCGGACGGACGGGTCGCCGCCGCCGTGTCGATCTCCGTGCCGAACGTGGTGCTGCCGCACGACGGCGTGCTCGCGCTGCTGCCGGTGCTGCGCGAGGCGACCGAGCGCATCTCGGGTGAGTTGGGGGCGTCGCCTGCGACCGCCTCCGCGCCCACGCCGTCCCACGCCCCACCGAAGGAGACCCCATGA